The Sulfurimonas lithotrophica genome includes a region encoding these proteins:
- a CDS encoding ribonucleotide-diphosphate reductase subunit beta translates to MDRKKIYNPESKENVNDRKIFGGNPTGIFELNNIKYQWAYNLWEVMLNNTWFPKEVDMTKDVNDYKNLTESEKDAYDKALSQLIFMDSLQTNNLIDNVNPYVTSPEINLILVRQSFEEALHSQSYAVMVDSISTNSEEIYDLWRQDMMLKTKNDAIFRTYDELSKNPTEHNFVKACFANQILEGIYFYSGFAYIYTLARSGKMLGSAQMIRFIQRDEVTHLTLFKNLINTLRKERPDLFTDKLKAEVIEMFKEAVDLEVKWGKYITQGQILGLTDNIVEQYIQYLADDRLESVGFEKLYNVTNPIKWVDDFAKFNDQKTNFFEGTVTNYSKGSLSFDDDF, encoded by the coding sequence ATGGATAGAAAAAAAATATACAACCCTGAATCTAAAGAAAATGTGAATGACAGAAAGATATTTGGCGGTAATCCGACAGGTATTTTTGAGTTAAACAATATTAAGTATCAATGGGCATATAACCTTTGGGAAGTTATGTTAAATAACACGTGGTTTCCTAAAGAAGTTGATATGACTAAAGATGTTAATGACTATAAAAACTTAACAGAATCGGAAAAAGATGCTTATGATAAAGCTCTTTCACAACTTATATTTATGGATTCGCTTCAAACAAATAACTTGATTGACAATGTAAACCCGTATGTAACTTCTCCGGAGATAAACCTAATTCTGGTTCGTCAGTCATTTGAAGAAGCACTTCACTCCCAGTCTTATGCCGTTATGGTTGACTCTATCTCTACAAACTCCGAAGAGATTTATGATTTGTGGCGTCAAGATATGATGTTAAAGACTAAAAACGATGCAATTTTCCGTACATATGATGAATTATCTAAAAATCCGACGGAACACAACTTTGTAAAAGCTTGTTTTGCAAACCAGATTTTAGAAGGTATCTATTTTTATAGCGGTTTTGCTTATATTTACACATTGGCTCGTTCAGGTAAGATGCTTGGAAGTGCTCAGATGATTCGTTTTATCCAAAGAGATGAAGTTACTCACTTGACACTCTTTAAAAACTTGATAAATACACTAAGAAAAGAGAGACCGGACCTTTTTACGGACAAGTTAAAAGCCGAAGTTATAGAGATGTTTAAAGAGGCGGTTGATTTAGAAGTTAAATGGGGTAAATATATTACTCAGGGACAAATTTTAGGTTTAACGGATAATATAGTTGAACAATATATTCAGTATTTAGCCGATGACAGATTAGAATCAGTTGGATTTGAAAAACTATATAATGTAACAAATCCAATTAAATGGGTTGATGACTTTGCTAAGTTTAACGACCAAAAAACAAACTTTTTTGAAGGTACGGTTACCAACTACTCAAAAGGTAGTTTAAGTTTTGACGATGATTTTTAA
- a CDS encoding MerR family transcriptional regulator — protein sequence MEYKISELVALTNVPKSTILYYIREGLLPEAKKLKSNVHRYNDEHLELIKYIKYMQQEIGSSNEQIKAALQNKNQSISSSSSMLAPLMQTLINIPPGAQHYTKNKFIDHYDFDIQLIDKLLNDGILMPVNENDFTEKEASIIRMIENFNEVGVEYDIIKKYVHHAKELSLLEQEMQKKLCSVKDDENFSTLWKIMFDALFNAKDYIFSRYTYKVLHQTVKDELS from the coding sequence TTGGAATACAAAATTTCAGAACTTGTAGCACTAACAAACGTGCCGAAATCAACTATACTATATTATATTCGTGAAGGCTTGCTTCCGGAAGCAAAAAAGCTAAAATCAAATGTTCACAGATACAATGACGAGCATCTGGAGTTGATAAAATATATAAAATATATGCAACAAGAGATAGGCAGTTCAAACGAACAAATTAAAGCAGCCCTGCAAAATAAAAATCAATCTATATCAAGTTCATCTTCGATGTTGGCTCCTCTTATGCAAACGCTAATAAATATCCCGCCGGGGGCTCAACACTATACTAAAAACAAATTTATAGATCATTATGATTTTGACATTCAATTAATTGATAAACTCTTAAATGACGGCATATTAATGCCTGTTAATGAAAATGATTTTACGGAAAAAGAAGCCTCTATAATCAGAATGATTGAAAACTTTAACGAGGTTGGAGTTGAATATGATATTATAAAAAAGTACGTACATCATGCAAAAGAATTATCTTTGCTTGAACAAGAGATGCAAAAAAAACTTTGTAGCGTGAAAGATGATGAAAATTTTTCGACTCTATGGAAAATTATGTTTGATGCCTTGTTTAACGCTAAAGATTATATCTTTAGCCGTTATACATATAAAGTTTTACATCAGACTGTTAAAGATGAACTCTCTTAA
- a CDS encoding CZB domain-containing protein encodes MSLAKLDHILWKVNTYYSATTKKEQFKFVDHHNCRLGKWYYEGDGKDNFSHTSHYAELEKPHSTVHNGTHKVFDLITDEKPNIEALKAAFKEMEEGSDDIFKILDKILHDKD; translated from the coding sequence ATGTCGCTTGCTAAACTAGATCATATTCTTTGGAAAGTAAATACCTACTATTCAGCTACAACCAAAAAAGAGCAGTTCAAATTTGTAGATCATCATAATTGCCGCTTAGGCAAATGGTATTACGAAGGTGACGGTAAAGATAATTTTTCACATACCTCTCACTATGCAGAACTTGAAAAACCTCACTCAACCGTACATAACGGTACACATAAAGTTTTTGACCTAATTACTGATGAAAAACCTAATATTGAAGCTTTAAAAGCTGCATTTAAAGAGATGGAAGAGGGTAGTGACGATATATTTAAAATCTTAGATAAAATTCTTCACGATAAGGACTAA
- a CDS encoding bifunctional methionine sulfoxide reductase B/A protein, which produces MRFFILFILIFTTMQAIDLKPYQKKADSLSELEYNVIVNKATEHPYTGIYLDNKKHGIYKCKLCGTPLYKSDDKFNSNCGWPSFDDEIEGAVKRIPDADGRRVEIVCATCGAHLGHVFEGEGFTRKNTRHCVNSVSIEFEEKKADENIAKAYFAGGCFWGVEYYMQQIDGVKEVISGFMGGHVKNPSYYEVVRSDTGHLETVEVIYDKTKVSYKQLAKTFFEIHDPTQANGQGPDIGAQYLSAIFVNNTHEREIVNELIKELKSNGYDVVTKVIDAKEFYEADESHQNYYNKKGSLPYCHGYVKRF; this is translated from the coding sequence ATGAGATTTTTTATACTTTTCATACTAATATTTACGACTATGCAAGCAATAGATTTAAAACCTTACCAAAAAAAAGCAGATTCTCTTAGTGAACTTGAATACAATGTAATTGTAAATAAAGCGACTGAACACCCTTATACGGGAATATACCTTGATAATAAAAAACACGGTATATATAAATGTAAACTCTGCGGTACACCACTTTATAAGTCAGATGATAAATTTAACTCTAACTGTGGGTGGCCAAGTTTTGATGATGAGATAGAAGGTGCGGTTAAACGCATACCTGATGCTGACGGAAGACGTGTAGAGATTGTGTGTGCAACTTGTGGTGCACATCTTGGTCATGTTTTTGAAGGCGAAGGATTTACAAGAAAAAACACCCGTCACTGTGTAAATTCCGTTTCTATAGAGTTTGAAGAAAAAAAAGCCGATGAAAATATAGCAAAAGCATATTTTGCAGGCGGATGTTTCTGGGGCGTTGAGTATTACATGCAACAGATTGACGGTGTAAAAGAAGTAATATCCGGTTTTATGGGCGGACATGTAAAAAATCCGAGCTACTATGAAGTTGTAAGAAGCGATACCGGACATCTTGAAACGGTTGAAGTAATATATGACAAAACAAAAGTATCTTACAAACAGCTAGCCAAGACATTTTTTGAAATACACGATCCTACTCAAGCAAACGGTCAAGGACCGGACATCGGTGCACAATATTTATCTGCTATTTTTGTAAATAATACACATGAACGTGAAATAGTTAATGAGTTGATAAAAGAACTAAAATCTAACGGTTATGACGTGGTAACAAAAGTAATAGATGCTAAAGAATTTTATGAAGCTGATGAGTCTCATCAAAATTATTATAATAAAAAAGGCTCACTGCCTTATTGTCACGGATATGTTAAGCGCTTCTAG
- a CDS encoding CCA tRNA nucleotidyltransferase — MKNNIIIDYPNILNKIFDKLYKYDIKPIIVGGYIRDYIFNSASNKKQVLTKDIDIELYNATSIENIQQILIEFGNSNIIGKNFGVIKLKIDDLDIDFSMPRTENKISSGHTGFSVQTYSNLNFKTASLRRDFTINSIGYDIFSKKLLDPYNGLEDISNKILKIVNEKTFIEDPLRVLRAMQFCARFNLTADKQLIDICSKMCQKNLLNELPRERIFEEFKKLFLKAKRPSIGLNFLKEVDAFIYFNELNISKKDWNDTLKYIDNLDKTNLDNNTNIIIMLALLCYKMQRINRESFINKLTNKKNILNILETFYHVDIFLENPRKNLLKYNVLKDINLNMLLPYLRAKNISELTINKIKKIKPIIQGHNLLDIGMKESKEFGSILQLIYEVQIKKLFI; from the coding sequence ATGAAAAATAATATTATTATTGATTATCCAAATATTTTAAATAAAATCTTTGATAAATTATATAAATATGATATAAAACCGATAATAGTCGGTGGATATATTCGAGACTATATTTTCAATTCTGCATCAAATAAAAAACAAGTTTTAACAAAAGATATTGATATTGAGCTTTATAACGCAACTTCAATTGAAAATATTCAACAGATTTTGATTGAATTTGGTAATTCAAATATTATAGGAAAAAATTTTGGAGTTATCAAACTAAAAATTGATGACTTAGATATTGACTTTTCTATGCCCCGGACTGAAAATAAAATCTCATCCGGACACACCGGCTTTAGTGTACAGACTTATTCAAACCTAAATTTTAAAACTGCAAGTTTAAGAAGAGATTTTACGATTAATTCTATAGGATATGATATTTTTAGTAAAAAACTTCTAGATCCTTATAATGGTTTGGAGGATATTTCAAATAAAATTTTAAAAATAGTAAATGAAAAAACTTTCATAGAAGACCCCTTAAGAGTTCTTAGAGCTATGCAATTTTGTGCCAGATTTAATTTAACTGCAGATAAACAACTCATAGATATATGCTCTAAAATGTGTCAAAAAAACCTTTTAAATGAGTTGCCAAGGGAGAGAATATTTGAAGAGTTTAAAAAGCTGTTTTTAAAAGCAAAAAGACCCTCTATTGGCTTAAATTTTTTAAAAGAAGTAGATGCATTTATATATTTTAATGAATTAAATATATCCAAAAAAGACTGGAATGATACACTAAAATATATAGACAATTTAGATAAAACAAATTTAGATAACAATACTAACATAATAATTATGTTAGCTTTGCTGTGTTATAAAATGCAAAGAATCAACAGAGAGAGTTTTATAAATAAATTAACTAACAAAAAAAATATTTTAAATATTTTAGAAACATTTTACCATGTAGATATCTTCTTAGAGAATCCGCGTAAGAATCTGCTCAAATATAATGTTTTAAAAGATATAAATCTAAATATGTTATTGCCTTATTTAAGAGCTAAAAATATATCTGAACTAACTATAAATAAGATTAAAAAAATTAAACCTATTATTCAAGGTCATAACCTTTTAGATATAGGTATGAAAGAATCTAAAGAGTTTGGTTCTATTTTGCAACTAATATATGAAGTTCAAATAAAAAAACTTTTTATTTAA
- the typA gene encoding translational GTPase TypA, whose amino-acid sequence MQNIRNIAVIAHVDHGKTTLVDGLLEQSGTFGDHEQHDERAMDSNDLEKERGITILSKNTAIRYKDYKINIIDTPGHADFGGEVERVLKMVDGVLVLVDAYEGVMPQTKFVVKKMLAMGKKPIVVINKIDKPSADPDRVVDEMFDLFADMDATDDQQDFPVIYAAARDGIAKLDMDEEGGDFQCIFETILEHIPEPEGDKDNPAQAQVFTLDYDNYVGKIGISRIFNGTIKKGDNVMLAKADGEMVKGRITKLIGFHGLNRMEIEEAEAGDIVAMAGLETIDVGDTICDPVNPVALDPMHIEEPTLTVVFSVNDSPLAGQEGKHVTSNKIKDRLEAEMNTNVAMKFEVVGEGKFKVSGRGELQITVLAENMRREGFEFGISRPEVIRKEIEGVKCEPFEHLVIDVPEELGGTVIERLGKRKAEMKSMVPMGQGFQRIEFEIPARSLIGFRGQFLTDTKGEGVMNHSFIEYRPFSGEVESRPYGALISSENGEAVAYSIFNLQNRGVMYVKPQTKVYEGMIIGEHSKSNDLTVNPIKGKQQSNVRSSGADDAIKLVPPRDMSLERALEWIEDDELLEITPENVRIRKKFLTETERKRASRK is encoded by the coding sequence ATGCAAAATATTAGAAATATTGCTGTTATTGCTCACGTTGATCATGGTAAAACTACATTGGTTGACGGACTCTTAGAGCAGTCCGGTACATTTGGTGATCACGAACAACATGATGAACGTGCCATGGATAGCAACGATTTAGAAAAAGAGCGTGGAATTACTATTCTTTCAAAGAACACTGCTATACGTTATAAAGATTATAAAATCAATATTATCGATACTCCGGGTCACGCCGATTTTGGTGGTGAGGTTGAACGTGTTTTAAAAATGGTTGACGGTGTGTTAGTGTTAGTAGATGCTTACGAAGGTGTTATGCCACAAACAAAATTTGTTGTTAAAAAAATGTTAGCAATGGGTAAAAAGCCAATTGTTGTAATTAATAAGATTGATAAACCATCGGCTGATCCGGATCGTGTTGTAGATGAGATGTTTGATTTGTTTGCAGATATGGATGCAACCGATGACCAACAAGATTTTCCCGTAATCTATGCAGCTGCTCGTGATGGTATTGCTAAGTTGGATATGGATGAAGAGGGTGGAGATTTTCAATGTATTTTTGAAACTATCTTAGAACATATTCCGGAACCGGAAGGGGATAAAGATAATCCTGCTCAAGCTCAAGTATTTACACTTGATTATGATAATTATGTTGGAAAAATCGGTATAAGTCGTATATTTAACGGTACAATCAAAAAAGGTGATAACGTTATGCTTGCAAAAGCTGACGGCGAAATGGTAAAAGGTCGTATTACCAAACTTATCGGTTTTCATGGACTAAATCGTATGGAAATTGAAGAAGCTGAAGCAGGTGATATCGTTGCAATGGCCGGTTTAGAGACTATTGATGTCGGTGATACTATCTGTGATCCTGTCAATCCGGTTGCACTAGACCCTATGCACATTGAAGAACCTACTCTTACGGTTGTATTTTCTGTTAACGATTCTCCGCTTGCAGGTCAAGAGGGTAAACACGTAACTTCAAACAAGATAAAAGATCGTCTTGAAGCTGAAATGAATACGAATGTTGCAATGAAGTTTGAAGTAGTCGGTGAGGGTAAATTTAAAGTTTCTGGTCGCGGTGAACTTCAAATTACCGTTCTTGCCGAGAATATGCGTCGTGAAGGTTTTGAATTTGGAATTTCTCGTCCTGAAGTTATCCGTAAAGAGATTGAAGGCGTTAAATGTGAACCGTTTGAGCATCTTGTTATTGATGTACCTGAGGAGTTAGGTGGAACTGTAATTGAGCGTCTAGGTAAACGTAAGGCCGAGATGAAATCAATGGTTCCAATGGGTCAAGGTTTCCAGCGTATCGAGTTTGAAATACCTGCTCGTTCATTAATCGGTTTCCGTGGACAGTTTTTAACAGATACAAAAGGTGAGGGTGTAATGAATCACTCATTTATAGAATACCGTCCATTTAGCGGTGAAGTTGAATCTCGTCCATACGGTGCTTTAATCTCAAGCGAAAACGGTGAAGCGGTAGCATATTCTATCTTTAACTTACAAAACCGTGGTGTTATGTATGTAAAACCTCAAACTAAAGTGTATGAGGGTATGATTATCGGTGAACACTCAAAAAGCAACGACTTAACTGTAAACCCTATTAAAGGCAAGCAGCAATCAAACGTACGTTCATCCGGTGCGGACGATGCTATCAAGCTTGTTCCGCCACGTGATATGTCATTAGAGCGTGCATTAGAGTGGATTGAGGATGATGAGCTTTTAGAGATAACTCCCGAGAATGTTCGTATCCGTAAAAAATTCCTTACAGAAACTGAGCGTAAACGCGCATCTAGAAAATAA